The Planktothrix tepida PCC 9214 region GATAATACCAACATCACCTATAGCCTCACCCCTATTAACGAAGATGACAGCAACTCCAGTGGGGATACTGTCGGGAATATTATTCAGGGTCTGAGCATTAAAGAAAACACCAACGTCTCCCTCACCGGTGTTGTCAATAGTTCCGTCACCACCGCCGACTTCGACAAAGATGGGGACACCGATATCCTGCTCACGGGCGACGCTGGTTCTGGCTCCATCAGCAAAATCTATAGCAACAACGGCAGTGGTGGTTTTAGCCTCAACACCAACGTCTCCCTCACTGGTGTTTACGATAGTTCCGTCACCACAGCCGACTTTGACTCTGATGGCAACACCGACATCCTGCTCACGGGCTCCGATAGTCCATGGAACCTCATCAGCAAAATCTATAGCAACAACGGCAGTGGCGGTTTTAGCCTCAACACCAACATCTCCCTCCCCGGTGTTCGCTATAGTTCCGTCACCACGGCCGACTTTGATAAAGATGGGGACACCGACATCCTGCTCACGGGCGTAGATAGTTCTAAGAAACCCATCAGCCAAATCTATAGCAACAACGGCAGTGGTGGTTTTAGCCTCAACACCAACGTCTCCCTCACCGGTGTTTACAGAAGTTCCGTCACCACGGCCGACTTTGATAAAGATGGGGACACCGACATCCTGCTCACGGGCCGGGATAGTTCTGGCAGCATCAGCNCACCTTATCTCAAGCACAAGTAGGGAAAAAGGTACAGGTCAAAGTTAGTTATACAGACCTATTAGGAACAGCAGAAACCGTTAATAGTTCACCTACAACTACCGTTACTAATGTTAACGACTTACCCACAGGTAATGTTAGTATTACAGGGACAGCAAAACAAAATCAAACCTTAACGGCAACAAATACCTTAGCAGATGCAGATGGTTTAGGAACATTAAATTATCAATGGCAACAGTCAGCCGATAATGGAGTCACCTGGACTAATATTAGTGGAGCAACTAATAATACGTTCACCTTATCTCAAACCCAAGTGGGGAAAAAGGTACAAGTAAAAGTTAGTTATACAGACCTATTAGGAACAGCAGAAACAGTTAATAGTAGTCCAACTGCTGTAGTTACTAATGTTAACGACTTACCGACAGGTAATGTTAGTA contains the following coding sequences:
- a CDS encoding FG-GAP repeat domain-containing protein, which encodes MGKKVQVKVSYTDQLGTQETVNSTPTATVTNVTAVNHAPVLDNTNITYSLTPINEDDSNSSGDTVGNIIQGLSIKENTNVSLTGVVNSSVTTADFDKDGDTDILLTGDAGSGSISKIYSNNGSGGFSLNTNVSLTGVYDSSVTTADFDSDGNTDILLTGSDSPWNLISKIYSNNGSGGFSLNTNISLPGVRYSSVTTADFDKDGDTDILLTGVDSSKKPISQIYSNNGSGGFSLNTNVSLTGVYRSSVTTADFDKDGDTDILLTGRDSSGSISXPYLKHK